The Streptomyces sp. NBC_00597 DNA segment GGCGGCCGGCTCGGGTGCCCGTACGGCGGCAGCGGCGGCCCGCGCGGCGGCGACGCCCCCACCGGGCCCGGCCGGGGCCATGCCGTGCGCCTCGGGCCCGGGCACGTACCCCATGGCGGGGGCACCGGCCGCGGCCGTGCCCACGCCGAACCCGCCCCGCTCCAGCCGGTCGAGCCTGGCCTGGAAGGAGCGTTCGTCGTCGAAGGCGGCGGGCAGCAGCACCCGGGCGCAGATCAGCTCCAGCTGGAGCCGCGGCGAGGTCGCCCCGCGCATCTCGGTGAGCCCGGTGTTGACCAGGTCGGCGGCGCGGCTGAGCTCGGCGGCCCCGAACACCGAGGCCTGGGCCTGCATCCGCTCGACGACATCGGCGGGGGCGTCGATGAGCCCCTTCTCCCCGGCGTCGGGCACGGCGGCCAGGATCACCAGGTCCCGCAGCCGCTCCAGCAGGTCGGCGACGAACCGGCGCGGGTCGTTGCCGCCCTCGACCACGCGGTCGACGACTTCGAAGGCGGCCGCGCCGTCCCCGGCGGCGAAGGCGTCGACGACGGAGTCGAGGAGCGATCCGTCGGTGTAGCCGAGCAGGGAGGTGGCCATGGCATACGTCACACCCTCATCGGCCGCGCCGGCGAGGAGCTGGTCCATGACGGACATGGAGTCACGCACGGACCCGGCGCCGGCCCGCACGACGAGCGGCAGCACGCCGTCCTCGACCTTGGCGCCCTCGCGCCCGCAGACCTCGCCGAGGTAGTCGCGCAGCGTCCCGGGCGGCACGAGCCGGAAGGGGTAGTGGTGCGTCCTGGACCGGATGGTCCCGATGACCTTCTCGGGCTCGGTCGTCGCGAAGATGAACTTGAGGTGCTCCGGCGGCTCCTCGACCACCTTCAGCAGGGCGTTGAAGCCCGCCGAGGTGACCATGTGGGCCTCGTCGATGATGTAGATCTTGTAGCGGCTGGAGGCGGGCCCGAAGAAGGCCTTCTCCCGCAGGTCACGGGCGTCGTCCACACCACCGTGCGAGGCGGCGTCGATCTCGATGACGTCGATCGAACCCGGGCCGTTGCGCGCCAGGTCCCGGCAGGACTGGCACTCGCCGCAGGGGTCGGGAGTGGGACCCTGCTCACAGTTCAGGCAGCGCGCCAGGATGCGCGCACTGGTGGTCTTGCCGCAGCCCCGGGGACCGCTGAACAGGTACGCGTGATTGACCCGGTTGTTCCGCAGGGCCTGCATCAGGGGGACAGTGACATGCTCCTGCCCGATGACCTCGGCGAACGACTCGGGGCGATAGCGGCGGTACAGCGCAAGGGACGACACGTCTACGAGGTTATCCGGGCCCACCGACAAAGACGTCCTGCCGACCGCCCCGGAACGCAAAGCGCCCCCCACGCACCCGCCAGAGCCCACTTACCCTTGCTGCCTTCCGGCCCTGGGGGAGTTGGGTGAGATAGCGCCACGTGAGGGGCTGGGCCCCACCCTAGCGGATGAGACCCCCCGGAATCGACCCGCCCCCCGACCGGCCCCCGCCGAGATCCCCGCCCGGACTCCCCGCAGACGATCACGTTCGCGAGCACCCCTCAACGTCTTGTATTGTTTGCGGCGGAGGATTCGCCTAGTGGCCTAGGGCGCACGCTTGGAAAGCGTGTTGGGGGCAACCCCTCACGAGTTCGAATCTCGTATCCTCCGCCAGTGCCTCACCGGGCACGTTGTCGAAAGGCCCCCCTGTTCGCAGGGGGGCCTTTCGCGTGTCCTCAGGTCGCGTTGTCCTGGTCTTTGTCCACAGAGCCTTTCTCCGAGGAGCCCCAGATGGCTTCCGCGATCTTCTGAGCCACGTCCTTCAGCATGGCGTCGGGCACGTGCAGGTACCGCGCGCGCATCCGGGAGGACGTTCCCGGCTCCCAGCCCATGATCTGGTCGATCACGCGGTCTGGGACTCCGAGGAGCATGAGGACGGTCGCGGCGGTGTGCCGTGCGTCGTGAAGGCGCGCATCCCTCACCCCCGCGTCCACGAGGAGCTTCTTCCAGTCGTGGTAGTCCGTGTTCGGGCTGAGCGGACCGCCGAGCGGTTTGGTGAACACGTACTCCGACTCGGTCCACTGGTCGCCGGCGGCCTTCCGCTCGCGCGCCTGTACCTCCTTGTGCGCCCGGAGCATCCGAACCAGAGGGCCCGGCAGGGGCACCGCACGCCGCCCCGCGCGCGACTTGGTGTTCTTGGTCTCACGCCGCACCTGGTTGCGCATGGGGCAGTACCCGGCCTTCCGGCCGCACGGATCAGCCTCCTTGCATCCATGCGCGTACTTCGGTCGCAGTCGGTTCCGGCGCAGCTTCAGGTACTCGTGATCCAGGTCAACGTCAGCCCACCGAAGCCCCAGCGTCTCCCCCTGCCTCAGGCCGAGCGCCAGAGCGAGCATCCAGCGGGCGCTGTTGCGGCGCTTGTTCACCTCGATCAGGAGGCTCTGTACCTCCTCGACCGAATAGGGCTCGATCTCCTCCTCGGCCTCCTCCACCCGCGGCGGCTTGGCCAGCGCGGCGGCGTTCTTCGCCGCGTGGCCGCGCCGTACCGCCTCTCCCAGGGCGGTACGCGCGGTCCGATGGGCCTGGTGAGCCGTGGCGGGCTTGCTGCCGTTGGCCTTCATCCTGCGGTAGAGGCTCTCCAGGTGTTCCGGCTCCAAGCGGTCAATCCGGTGCTTGCCGATGCCGGGAACGAGGTGGACACGGACGGCCACCTCGTAACCGTCGTAGGTGTTCTCGCTGACGACTTCCTTGGCGATGTTCTCGACCCAGTGCCACAGCCACTTCTCGACCGTCCACAGCTTCCCAGGCTGCTGAGCGGTCCCCTGGTCGCGCTGTTTCTCCAGCCGCTTGACCTCCTCCATGAGGAGATCTTCTGTAGTCCGGGTGATGTGCCTCCGGTACGGCTCGCCGTTATCCCGGTAGCCCATCGGCACCCTGGCGTGCCAGCGTCCGTCCTTGCCGAAGTAGATGGCTGTTTCGCCGTTTGCCCGGCGGGTTCGCTTCTTCTGTTCCACGGTTTTCCTCTTAGGCGGCCGGCCGATGGGCGCGGCGAAGTTGGGCGGCGAACTCGACCACGGCATCAGCCGGGACCCGGCGGAGCCGCCCGACGGGAACCGTCTCCAGCTGTCCCGTGCGGATGAAGCGGTAGCAAAGAGTCCGACCGATCTGGAGCCGACGGGCGGCCTCCTCGACCCGCAGCAGAACGAGCGTCGGGTCGGTCGTCACTTCGGAAAGGGGCGCGCTCATGTGGCTCCTTGACGAGTGGGGATCGGGGCGGGTCGGCCCCTGAGGGAAGTACGTGCTGTCCGAGCCCCGGATTTCTGCGTCATCGCGTCATCTGCGTCATTTGGGGGTCTGACCTGCGGTTTGGGGGTGACGCAGCGGGGGGCTGTGTGTCATCGGCTGTGTCACCCCGCGTCTTCAGGTGTCGGAGGAGGTGACGCAGGTGACGCAGGGTGACGCAGCCGTTGGCCGTCTGCGTCACCCCTGTATGTGCAGGTCACAGTCGGTTTTGGGGCCTGTGGTGACGCGGGTGACGCAGCATCTCTTCTCTTAGGAAAAAGACGGGGGTGGTTTCTGTTGTGGTGCGCTCCGCTCAAGACGAAGAACGGGCCGCTGCGCGGCACGACCTTTGCAGCGGCGGCAAGCCGCCGGACAGGCAAGAGGAGCACCCCCGGCCACGGCGCGGGCGTGCTCCTCTTGCTCGTACGGGTGCGACCTTCGGGGCGCGGGTCAGAACGCTGCTTCCTGTCGGCCTGGCGGCTCGGGGGCCGGTCGAGTCATCGCGATGTAGCGGGCCGCTTTGGTGCGGCCCCAATCGACGAGGACGCCGCGGGCAGCGAGGGTGGGTTGGAGGCGCTTGAGGCGGTCGGAGAAGACCTTGCCGGTGGTGGGCCACCCTTTGGGCAGGGGCCGGAAGTCCTCGCCTGTGTAGAGCTGGGTGACGGCGTGCAGCCACTCCGCCGACGTCATCCGGACCTCCTCGCCAGGCTCGGCGCCGGCGGCGTGCTTGAGAACGGCCTGCGCCAGGAGGTCACCCTCGATCACGTCGTCGTTCAGCTCGTCCAGGCCCGCCCTGTAGGCGTTCAGGGACCCGAAGCCGCTCGCGGAGTCGAGCTGCGCGCACAGGTGCGCGAAGTCGGCCATGCGCAGGTCGGCGGGGATGTCGGCGTCGGCGGCCCGGACCTTGACGGTGAGGTCCAGGAGGGAGCCGAGGATGACCGGCAGCACCTGCGCGTACTCCGCCCACAGCTCCGCCTCGGTGCGACGCACCCGGGGCCGTTCCAGGCGCAGGGGCAAGAGGCGTTCGGCGAGGT contains these protein-coding regions:
- a CDS encoding DNA polymerase III subunit gamma and tau: MSSLALYRRYRPESFAEVIGQEHVTVPLMQALRNNRVNHAYLFSGPRGCGKTTSARILARCLNCEQGPTPDPCGECQSCRDLARNGPGSIDVIEIDAASHGGVDDARDLREKAFFGPASSRYKIYIIDEAHMVTSAGFNALLKVVEEPPEHLKFIFATTEPEKVIGTIRSRTHHYPFRLVPPGTLRDYLGEVCGREGAKVEDGVLPLVVRAGAGSVRDSMSVMDQLLAGAADEGVTYAMATSLLGYTDGSLLDSVVDAFAAGDGAAAFEVVDRVVEGGNDPRRFVADLLERLRDLVILAAVPDAGEKGLIDAPADVVERMQAQASVFGAAELSRAADLVNTGLTEMRGATSPRLQLELICARVLLPAAFDDERSFQARLDRLERGGFGVGTAAAGAPAMGYVPGPEAHGMAPAGPGGGVAAARAAAAAVRAPEPAAAAAPAPAPVQAPVQAPAPTPVQAPAPVPAPESAPAPASAAAPGAWPGAAQPGSGAGPGAWPGAGASAAAPAPAATAPAAAAPAAGAWPSATAPGSGRPAASAPAPAPAPAAGAPAPAPAAAPSPGMAAGAGQVQAMWPGVLEAVKNRRRFTWILLSQNAQVTGFDGTTLQLGFPNAGARDNFASSGSEDVLKAVLAEQFQVNWKIDAVVGGGGGQPAPSSYSAPAAPAYSPPPAAAAQPAAGPQQQPYQPQQQPQSPQQGASAPQPPVQQAPPPVAPEDDVPEEDDPDLVESALTGHDLIVRELGATVVEEYTNE
- a CDS encoding tyrosine-type recombinase/integrase, which translates into the protein MEQKKRTRRANGETAIYFGKDGRWHARVPMGYRDNGEPYRRHITRTTEDLLMEEVKRLEKQRDQGTAQQPGKLWTVEKWLWHWVENIAKEVVSENTYDGYEVAVRVHLVPGIGKHRIDRLEPEHLESLYRRMKANGSKPATAHQAHRTARTALGEAVRRGHAAKNAAALAKPPRVEEAEEEIEPYSVEEVQSLLIEVNKRRNSARWMLALALGLRQGETLGLRWADVDLDHEYLKLRRNRLRPKYAHGCKEADPCGRKAGYCPMRNQVRRETKNTKSRAGRRAVPLPGPLVRMLRAHKEVQARERKAAGDQWTESEYVFTKPLGGPLSPNTDYHDWKKLLVDAGVRDARLHDARHTAATVLMLLGVPDRVIDQIMGWEPGTSSRMRARYLHVPDAMLKDVAQKIAEAIWGSSEKGSVDKDQDNAT
- a CDS encoding helix-turn-helix domain-containing protein yields the protein MSAPLSEVTTDPTLVLLRVEEAARRLQIGRTLCYRFIRTGQLETVPVGRLRRVPADAVVEFAAQLRRAHRPAA